In a genomic window of Nodosilinea sp. E11:
- the recJ gene encoding single-stranded-DNA-specific exonuclease RecJ, whose product MTDSAIASSPSLTEGQRLPQQRWQVATANAPLAATLAQATGLSPLLTQVLINRGITTPALATDFLDPERQQLPSPLAEFPDLAASLELLVTAINTQQAIAICGDYDADGMTSTALLLRALRAMGAQVSYTIPSRMAEGYGINNRIVEDCYADGVSIILTVDNGIAAVAPIARARELGLAVIITDHHDIPPEIPPANAILNPKLLSETSPYRGVAGVGVAYILAVCLAQALGRTQDLTGPLLELFTLGTIADLAPLTGVNRRWVRRGLGLLPRSRLFGIQALIQVAGLADQSKPLKPEHIGFRLGPRINAVGRIAEPQIVIDLLTTDDVGVALERAMQCEQINATRQDLCQSIEQEAIAWCEQQRALGTVEIERDRVLVVVQPGWHHGVIGIVASRLVERYGVPVFIGTYEDDEHKVIRGSARGIPEFDVFAALQTCHDLLEKFGGHRAAGGFSFLANRLRQVTARLSHYACQTLTVDLLKPLVKIDSQARLGEVDQGLFDQIDHLHPCGIENPDPVFWTPNLRVLEQQTVGRNRDHLKLVLGEDGSDVTIKAIAWRWGEYYPLPNQLDVAYKLKQNEWQGTTTVELELVGVRPAAAATKARPNSTAAVQRPSRPVGPSLPNLTTPVTTTSGVGPRPRVSEVAPESDTGSGTGSSLGSATGPGATEPTALDHLSQSTTETSVQPAVAAEPPPTPTVTPAQSPAAPSSSSKVEFTYSNRRYSATTSSNSGTTTLTMSNPEGQRLVVNRGDQQGWLYLPGESAKPVDVSEPHYGNLVRAGAAAVELKQLAERLAAAETRLAEQDVLLAQQSTLINALQAENATLLATQHASKAQFSVLDPADPPPPPPPAPAAQAEPAPSAVSEPETPKLKAPHPPVNSPEATSPQAALPQLGLEQAKQQVRHAVSDRVWFCLSADSQTDLAAALAHLAIASNPIPAQDVATVAGLATVLERELLQPLLDDFARYGADSGDREMVALANELAQAGGLSALPPLLSETWRSLTAKALTATTKPRKGLHHNTHADTSESPFPIDDTHRVMLDEFLQGWDHPIGRWLTGDGAEAASDLAQVAQLQSTHGAMPFWQGQMLQQLVLGHRQKKGILQKIFG is encoded by the coding sequence GTGACTGATTCTGCGATCGCTTCTTCTCCATCGCTAACCGAGGGCCAACGTCTACCGCAACAGCGGTGGCAGGTGGCCACCGCGAATGCTCCCCTGGCCGCCACCCTGGCCCAGGCCACGGGGTTGTCGCCGCTGCTTACCCAGGTATTGATCAACCGAGGCATTACCACCCCGGCTCTGGCGACCGACTTTCTCGACCCCGAGCGGCAGCAGTTGCCCTCGCCCCTGGCCGAGTTTCCTGACTTGGCCGCCAGCTTAGAGCTGCTGGTAACGGCCATTAATACTCAGCAGGCGATCGCCATTTGCGGCGACTACGATGCCGACGGCATGACCAGCACCGCGCTGCTGCTGCGGGCGCTGCGGGCCATGGGGGCCCAGGTCAGCTACACCATCCCCAGCCGCATGGCCGAGGGCTACGGCATCAACAACCGCATTGTCGAAGACTGCTACGCCGATGGGGTGAGCATTATTCTCACCGTTGACAACGGCATTGCCGCCGTGGCCCCAATCGCCCGCGCCCGCGAGCTGGGTCTGGCGGTGATCATCACCGACCACCACGACATTCCCCCCGAGATTCCTCCAGCCAATGCGATTTTGAACCCCAAGCTGCTGAGCGAAACTTCGCCCTACCGGGGCGTGGCGGGGGTTGGGGTAGCCTACATTCTGGCGGTATGTCTGGCCCAGGCCCTGGGCCGCACCCAAGACTTGACCGGGCCACTGCTAGAGCTATTTACCCTGGGCACCATTGCCGATTTGGCTCCCCTCACCGGGGTGAACCGCCGCTGGGTGCGGCGGGGGCTGGGGCTATTGCCCAGGTCGCGCCTCTTTGGCATTCAGGCGCTGATTCAGGTGGCGGGGCTGGCCGACCAGAGCAAACCGCTGAAGCCCGAGCACATTGGCTTTCGCCTAGGGCCGCGCATCAACGCCGTAGGCCGAATCGCCGAGCCCCAAATTGTGATTGACCTGCTGACCACCGACGATGTGGGGGTGGCCCTGGAGCGGGCCATGCAGTGCGAGCAGATCAACGCCACCCGCCAAGATCTCTGCCAGAGCATTGAGCAGGAGGCGATCGCCTGGTGTGAGCAGCAGCGCGCCCTGGGCACGGTAGAGATAGAGCGCGATCGCGTCTTGGTGGTTGTGCAACCCGGCTGGCACCACGGTGTGATCGGCATTGTCGCCTCGCGGCTGGTCGAGCGCTACGGCGTGCCCGTCTTCATCGGCACCTACGAAGACGACGAGCACAAGGTGATTCGCGGGTCAGCCCGAGGCATTCCCGAATTTGACGTGTTTGCCGCCCTGCAAACCTGCCACGACCTACTCGAAAAATTTGGTGGCCACCGGGCTGCCGGAGGCTTTTCGTTTTTGGCCAATCGCCTGCGCCAGGTCACGGCCCGGCTCTCCCACTACGCCTGCCAAACCCTCACCGTCGATCTGCTCAAGCCCCTGGTCAAAATCGATAGCCAGGCCCGCCTGGGCGAAGTAGACCAAGGGCTATTCGACCAGATCGATCACCTGCATCCCTGCGGCATTGAGAACCCCGACCCGGTGTTTTGGACGCCCAACCTGCGGGTACTAGAGCAGCAGACCGTGGGCCGCAACCGCGATCACCTCAAGCTGGTGCTGGGAGAAGACGGCAGCGATGTAACGATCAAAGCGATCGCCTGGCGCTGGGGCGAATATTACCCCCTGCCCAACCAACTCGATGTCGCCTATAAGCTCAAGCAAAACGAATGGCAGGGCACCACCACCGTTGAGCTAGAACTGGTGGGGGTGCGCCCAGCCGCCGCCGCAACCAAAGCCCGACCCAACTCGACCGCTGCGGTACAACGGCCCTCGCGACCGGTAGGGCCGTCGCTCCCCAACCTCACAACTCCGGTGACGACGACCAGCGGGGTCGGCCCTCGGCCCAGGGTGAGCGAAGTTGCTCCAGAGTCTGACACTGGCTCTGGCACCGGTTCTAGCCTAGGATCTGCTACTGGGCCTGGTGCCACCGAGCCCACGGCATTAGATCATCTATCCCAGAGCACCACCGAAACGTCGGTACAGCCTGCGGTAGCCGCAGAACCACCCCCCACGCCAACGGTGACCCCGGCGCAGTCGCCCGCCGCTCCCAGTTCCTCTTCCAAGGTCGAATTTACCTACAGCAACCGCCGCTACTCAGCCACCACCTCCAGTAACTCGGGCACCACTACTCTGACCATGAGTAACCCCGAGGGGCAACGACTGGTGGTCAACCGGGGCGACCAGCAAGGGTGGCTCTACCTGCCGGGCGAGTCGGCTAAGCCGGTCGATGTCAGCGAACCCCATTACGGCAACCTGGTGCGAGCCGGGGCCGCCGCCGTAGAGCTAAAGCAGCTAGCCGAGCGCTTGGCAGCCGCAGAAACCCGTCTGGCCGAGCAAGATGTGCTGCTGGCCCAGCAATCGACCCTAATCAACGCTCTCCAAGCTGAGAATGCCACCCTTTTAGCTACCCAACACGCCTCGAAAGCACAATTTTCAGTCCTTGACCCAGCGGACCCGCCGCCCCCGCCGCCCCCGGCACCAGCCGCCCAGGCTGAGCCAGCCCCATCAGCGGTGAGCGAGCCTGAAACCCCCAAACTCAAAGCACCCCACCCCCCTGTCAACAGCCCTGAAGCCACCTCACCCCAAGCAGCGCTGCCCCAGCTTGGGCTTGAGCAGGCTAAGCAGCAGGTGCGCCATGCCGTCAGCGATCGGGTGTGGTTTTGCCTCAGCGCCGACAGTCAAACCGATCTAGCGGCAGCTTTGGCCCACCTGGCGATCGCCAGCAACCCCATTCCCGCCCAAGACGTCGCCACCGTAGCGGGCCTGGCGACGGTACTAGAGCGCGAGCTGTTGCAGCCTCTCCTCGACGACTTTGCCCGCTACGGCGCGGACAGCGGCGATCGCGAGATGGTGGCCCTGGCCAACGAATTAGCCCAGGCCGGTGGTTTGAGCGCACTGCCGCCGCTGCTGAGCGAAACCTGGCGATCGCTCACCGCCAAAGCCCTCACCGCCACGACCAAACCCCGCAAAGGGCTGCACCACAACACCCATGCCGACACCAGCGAGTCCCCCTTCCCCATTGACGATACCCACCGGGTCATGCTCGACGAATTTCTCCAGGGGTGGGATCACCCGATTGGTCGCTGGCTGACCGGCGATGGAGCCGAAGCCGCCAGCGACCTCGCTCAGGTAGCCCAGCTTCAGAGCACTCATGGGGCCATGCCCTTCTGGCAAGGGCAAATGCTGCAACAACTCGTGCTGGGCCATCGCCAAAAAAAGGGAATTTTGCAGAAAATTTTTGGGTAA
- the lgt gene encoding prolipoprotein diacylglyceryl transferase gives MLLPLNAIARGLPPNLGQLASPGPVAFELGPITFRWYGMLIASGLFLGMLLAQRLGRRRGLDPERIGDLTIWLVLGALPGARLYYVLFEWDRYADRPLQAFAIWQGGIAIHGAILGGAIATLLFARRYRLSFWQLADVVAPALVLGQAIGRWGNFFNSEAFGRPTDLPWRVYIPPAQRPPGLADAAYYHPTFLYESLWNLGVLALVLWLFFWGLRHPGRLKAGTIFLVYFATYSLGRVWIEGLRLDSLMLGPLRVAQLVSLGGIALGIVGLLWLYRLKRPLPDVV, from the coding sequence ATGCTGCTGCCGCTAAATGCTATAGCCCGAGGACTGCCGCCAAACCTGGGGCAGTTGGCCTCACCGGGGCCAGTGGCCTTTGAGCTAGGGCCAATTACCTTCCGCTGGTACGGCATGCTGATTGCCTCGGGCCTATTTTTGGGCATGCTGCTGGCCCAGCGGCTCGGTCGGCGGCGGGGCCTAGACCCAGAGCGCATTGGCGACCTGACCATTTGGCTGGTGCTGGGGGCACTGCCGGGGGCACGGCTCTACTACGTGCTGTTTGAGTGGGATCGCTACGCCGATCGCCCCCTGCAAGCCTTTGCCATCTGGCAGGGAGGTATTGCTATCCACGGAGCTATTTTGGGGGGGGCGATCGCCACGCTGCTGTTTGCCCGCCGCTATCGGCTCTCCTTTTGGCAACTGGCGGATGTGGTCGCCCCGGCCCTGGTGCTGGGTCAGGCCATTGGTCGCTGGGGCAATTTCTTTAATTCGGAGGCCTTTGGCCGCCCGACCGATCTGCCCTGGCGGGTGTATATTCCCCCCGCTCAGCGACCGCCGGGGCTGGCCGATGCCGCCTACTACCACCCCACCTTTCTCTACGAGTCGCTGTGGAACCTGGGGGTGCTGGCGCTGGTACTCTGGCTCTTTTTTTGGGGATTGCGTCATCCGGGGCGGCTGAAGGCAGGCACAATATTTTTGGTTTACTTTGCCACCTATAGCCTGGGTCGGGTGTGGATTGAGGGTCTGCGACTGGATAGTCTGATGCTGGGACCACTGCGGGTAGCCCAACTGGTGAGCCTGGGCGGCATTGCCCTGGGCATTGTCGGGTTGCTGTGGCTCTATCGTCTCAAACGCCCACTGCCCGATGTCGTGTAG
- a CDS encoding SLC13 family permease — MKNSLLQPEHQPETSERAASPGRRWLQLLIGIAVLAGVVGGGIVLGGVTLPPLGWQGGLALGVTLGAFLLNALTTLAAEVVFLAALALLLLSGVLDTSTALAGFSNPGMVTVAVLYIVVAGLQQTGGLDIISRSVLGMPQGHTQALLRLIVPVVGLSAFLNNTPIVAMFIPAVGDWCRKLRISPSKLMIPLSYAAIMGGMCTLIGTSTNLVVNGLLIAETDLPGLRMFDLVPVGVPCAIAGSLMLILAQRWLLPSRKPAITGTDDPREYTVEMVVEDGSPLAGKTVEKAGLRHLPGLFLTEIQRDERLLTVINPQEVLREHDQLVFVGMVDSIVDLNQIRGLQPATDQVFKLDSPRGERSLMEAVVSNTCPLVGITIREGKFRSRYGAVVLAVGRNGERLPGKIGNIRLRPGDTLLLEANPSFLEERRASRDFYLISPVPNSDPLRHDKAPVAFGILVLMIALATFGWMEMLNAAALAAVLMVLTGCCSFQQGFRAIDWSVILVVAAALGLGKALEVTGAASAFSTAVLGIVGSNPWVALAAIYAIVSLLTEVITNNAAAAVVFPIALSLSQNLGVSFMPFAVAIMIGASASFSTPIGYQTNLMVYGPGGYKFTDFMRVGIPFNLMFWGLTVLIVPRVFPF, encoded by the coding sequence ATGAAAAACAGTTTGCTTCAACCCGAACACCAGCCCGAGACCAGTGAGAGGGCCGCCTCGCCAGGTAGGCGGTGGCTACAACTCCTGATCGGCATAGCTGTGCTAGCGGGCGTAGTCGGTGGCGGGATCGTGCTGGGCGGAGTGACCCTTCCGCCCTTGGGGTGGCAGGGCGGGCTAGCCCTGGGGGTAACATTGGGGGCATTTTTATTGAATGCGCTGACTACTCTGGCCGCAGAAGTGGTGTTTTTGGCGGCGTTGGCCCTACTGCTCTTGAGCGGCGTCCTCGATACCAGTACGGCCTTGGCTGGGTTTAGCAACCCCGGCATGGTCACCGTCGCCGTGCTCTACATTGTGGTGGCAGGGCTGCAACAGACCGGTGGGCTAGACATTATCTCGCGGTCGGTGCTGGGCATGCCCCAGGGGCACACCCAGGCTTTGCTACGGCTGATAGTGCCAGTGGTGGGCCTGAGCGCCTTTTTGAACAACACCCCGATTGTGGCAATGTTTATTCCAGCGGTAGGCGACTGGTGCCGCAAGCTGCGCATTAGCCCCTCCAAGCTGATGATTCCGCTCAGCTATGCGGCGATTATGGGCGGGATGTGTACGCTGATTGGCACCAGCACCAACCTGGTGGTCAACGGCTTGCTCATTGCCGAGACCGATCTGCCGGGGCTGCGAATGTTTGATTTGGTGCCGGTGGGGGTGCCCTGCGCGATCGCCGGTTCTCTAATGCTGATCTTGGCCCAGCGCTGGCTGTTGCCCAGCCGCAAACCCGCCATCACCGGCACCGACGACCCCCGCGAATACACCGTCGAAATGGTGGTCGAAGACGGCAGCCCCCTGGCGGGCAAAACCGTAGAAAAAGCGGGGCTGCGCCACCTGCCGGGCCTGTTCTTGACCGAAATTCAGCGGGATGAGCGGCTGTTGACGGTGATCAATCCCCAGGAGGTGCTGCGGGAGCACGATCAGCTGGTGTTTGTGGGCATGGTGGACTCGATTGTTGACCTCAACCAGATTCGTGGATTGCAGCCCGCCACCGACCAGGTGTTTAAGCTTGACTCGCCTCGGGGAGAGCGATCGCTGATGGAAGCGGTGGTCTCTAACACCTGCCCGCTGGTAGGTATCACCATTCGCGAGGGCAAGTTTCGCAGCCGCTACGGAGCGGTGGTGCTGGCGGTGGGTCGCAACGGTGAGCGCCTGCCCGGCAAGATTGGCAATATTCGCCTGCGCCCCGGCGACACTCTGCTGCTGGAGGCCAACCCCTCCTTTTTAGAGGAGCGCCGCGCCTCCCGCGATTTTTACCTGATTAGCCCAGTGCCCAACTCCGACCCCCTGCGCCACGACAAAGCGCCGGTGGCCTTTGGCATTTTGGTGCTGATGATCGCCCTAGCTACCTTTGGTTGGATGGAGATGCTCAATGCCGCTGCCCTGGCGGCGGTGCTCATGGTTCTCACTGGCTGCTGTTCGTTTCAGCAGGGGTTTCGCGCCATTGACTGGTCGGTCATTTTGGTCGTGGCGGCGGCCCTGGGCCTGGGCAAAGCCCTGGAGGTGACTGGGGCCGCCTCGGCCTTCTCGACAGCGGTACTGGGAATCGTGGGGAGCAACCCTTGGGTCGCCCTAGCCGCCATCTACGCCATCGTCAGCCTGCTCACCGAGGTGATTACCAACAATGCGGCGGCGGCGGTCGTGTTTCCCATTGCTCTATCGCTGTCCCAAAACCTGGGGGTCAGCTTTATGCCCTTTGCCGTGGCCATTATGATTGGGGCATCGGCCAGCTTTAGCACCCCGATTGGCTACCAAACTAACCTGATGGTCTACGGCCCTGGGGGCTACAAATTCACCGATTTCATGCGAGTCGGCATTCCCTTTAATCTGATGTTTTGGGGTTTGACCGTGCTGATCGTGCCACGGGTGTTTCCGTTTTAG
- a CDS encoding iron uptake porin: MVNGLSLSALARLGLKGCERSLLAVSVLLLSATATVAAPSVTTESTSDRSDRSELAIAPSPTEALGLTSLVLGEATGDAIAAPGARSEVATEAATPQLIASEPQSTTDAERATRFRVSDLEAGLAADTTVQPETLEGLAQVTRVTDFSDVSPSDWAFQALNNLVENYGCIQGYPDTTFRGQRTLTRFEFAAGLNACLDVIASTLGAGLPEEDLITLLRLQEEFAAELATLGGRVDQLEADTAQLRAQQFSTVTKLRGQAFFNIGGGFSGGDILRETNNRATPVATVVGDPAVNVGSLLWMNFDTSFSGADRLKLQLVTGSGTGPGNFWASAGLFNTFGTPIQFQTGVPAGQDFSVYLRELSYAFPVGSNLTLDIGPRINWYSYFDQNRYTFFLTGGNSFNSSGGTQVNSLDRGTGAIAVWNVADWLDVRVGYLAENTEFIGGPKAPSNPAVGLFGGTSTLTGQLGLRPFNNFNLRLLYTRSNLMPNAAGQIGGTFGEPLYGLADNGAGGALTNAPADTFLVNFDWTPLNWLGLFGRYSYGSVGLTEAATGAGIGNVDAQSIQFGVAFPNLFKEGAQGTISYLVPFSVINGREFLVSGGGDGGRQQEVEVVYRYPLNRNIALMPSVYWIMNANNFSTNPDIVIFNMQAQLSF, encoded by the coding sequence ATGGTGAACGGTTTAAGTTTGAGCGCTTTAGCCCGCCTGGGTTTGAAGGGCTGTGAGCGCAGTTTGTTAGCGGTGTCGGTACTACTGTTGTCGGCGACCGCTACGGTAGCGGCCCCCTCGGTCACGACCGAGAGCACCAGCGATCGCTCAGATCGCTCGGAGTTGGCGATCGCGCCCTCCCCAACTGAAGCCTTAGGGTTGACCTCTCTGGTGCTTGGGGAAGCGACTGGCGATGCGATCGCTGCCCCCGGCGCACGATCTGAGGTGGCAACTGAGGCAGCAACACCCCAGCTCATCGCCTCTGAACCCCAGTCCACTACCGACGCTGAACGGGCCACCAGATTTCGGGTCAGCGATCTAGAGGCTGGCCTGGCCGCCGATACGACCGTGCAGCCTGAGACCCTCGAAGGCCTGGCCCAGGTGACACGGGTTACCGATTTTTCGGATGTATCGCCGTCCGACTGGGCGTTTCAGGCGCTGAACAACCTGGTTGAGAACTATGGCTGTATTCAGGGCTACCCCGACACCACGTTTCGGGGGCAGCGCACCCTCACCCGCTTTGAGTTTGCCGCCGGTCTCAACGCCTGCCTAGATGTGATTGCCAGCACCCTAGGCGCTGGCCTGCCTGAAGAAGACCTGATCACACTGCTGCGCCTGCAAGAAGAATTTGCCGCTGAGCTAGCCACCCTAGGCGGTCGAGTTGACCAGCTTGAGGCTGACACAGCTCAGCTGCGCGCCCAGCAATTTTCTACCGTAACCAAGCTGCGAGGCCAAGCCTTCTTTAACATCGGCGGCGGTTTCTCTGGCGGTGACATCCTCCGAGAAACTAATAATAGAGCTACCCCTGTAGCCACAGTGGTGGGCGACCCAGCGGTCAATGTGGGCAGCCTGCTGTGGATGAACTTTGACACCTCCTTTAGCGGTGCCGATCGCCTCAAGCTCCAGCTGGTGACGGGCAGCGGCACTGGCCCCGGCAACTTCTGGGCTTCGGCAGGGTTGTTCAACACCTTTGGCACGCCGATTCAGTTTCAGACTGGGGTACCGGCAGGCCAAGACTTTAGCGTTTACCTGCGAGAACTCAGCTACGCCTTTCCAGTGGGTAGCAACCTCACCCTCGACATCGGCCCCCGCATCAACTGGTACAGCTACTTTGACCAAAACCGCTACACCTTCTTTTTGACCGGGGGCAACAGCTTCAACTCCAGCGGTGGCACCCAGGTCAACTCCCTCGATCGGGGCACGGGGGCGATCGCTGTGTGGAACGTAGCCGACTGGCTCGATGTGCGAGTTGGTTATCTTGCCGAAAATACCGAGTTTATCGGTGGCCCCAAAGCCCCTAGCAACCCAGCTGTCGGGCTTTTTGGTGGCACCAGCACCCTCACCGGCCAGCTAGGGCTACGGCCCTTTAACAACTTCAACCTGCGGTTGCTCTACACCCGCTCTAACCTCATGCCCAACGCGGCCGGACAGATCGGCGGCACCTTTGGTGAGCCCCTCTACGGCCTAGCCGATAACGGCGCTGGGGGAGCACTCACCAACGCCCCCGCCGATACCTTTCTCGTCAACTTTGACTGGACACCGCTGAACTGGTTGGGGTTATTTGGTCGCTACAGCTACGGCAGTGTCGGACTGACTGAAGCCGCTACTGGGGCCGGTATCGGCAACGTCGATGCCCAGTCGATTCAGTTTGGGGTGGCCTTTCCCAACCTGTTTAAAGAAGGTGCGCAGGGCACCATCTCCTACCTGGTTCCCTTTAGCGTAATCAACGGCCGCGAGTTTCTGGTGTCCGGCGGTGGCGACGGGGGGAGGCAACAAGAGGTAGAGGTTGTCTACCGCTACCCGCTCAACCGAAACATAGCGCTGATGCCCTCCGTCTACTGGATTATGAACGCTAACAACTTCAGCACTAACCCTGATATTGTCATCTTCAATATGCAGGCCCAGCTGTCTTTCTAG
- a CDS encoding nucleobase:cation symporter-2 family protein produces the protein MAKADYDSTVEQEAAANTIAFQSELLYGLNDKPPMGEAFYVAIQHVLASFVGIITPGLLICAALGVSPEDTGIIVSMSLLASGICTFIQCRKFGPVGSGLLSLQGTSFAFLGPVIGVGSAAIASGSTPEQALALIFGLCFFGSAVEIILSRFLHLLQQVITPVVTGTVVMIIGLSLIKTGFFSLSGGAAALQNETYGSTQNLALGGLVLAIVVCLTLSQNRFLRMGAIAIGLVVGYAISIALGLVNFSSLSNLPLIRLPIPLRYGLDFNFTAFVPFILLYVITAIETIGDLTATSAVSGEPVSGSTYFRRIKGGVLGDGINSAIAAVLNTFPNTTFSQNNGVIQMTGVGSRYVGFYVAGIFAVLGLIPIVGGIFQVIPQPVLGGATLVMFGSIAVAGLNIVASTGLDRRTSVIVAVSLALGLGVVYAPEVLADKPALIKNVFSSGISTGGLTAILLNIVLPGRPKVKVEAVPELSEA, from the coding sequence ATGGCAAAGGCAGACTACGATAGCACCGTAGAGCAAGAGGCAGCTGCAAACACAATTGCGTTTCAGTCTGAATTGCTCTACGGCCTCAACGACAAACCGCCGATGGGGGAAGCATTTTATGTGGCCATACAGCACGTACTGGCCTCATTTGTTGGCATCATTACGCCTGGTTTGCTCATTTGTGCGGCCCTGGGCGTTAGTCCTGAAGACACTGGCATCATCGTCAGTATGTCTCTATTGGCCAGCGGCATTTGCACCTTTATTCAGTGCCGCAAGTTTGGGCCAGTTGGCTCGGGGCTGCTGAGTCTTCAGGGTACCAGCTTTGCATTTTTAGGCCCTGTCATTGGGGTGGGCTCAGCGGCCATTGCCAGCGGCAGCACCCCCGAACAAGCCCTGGCGCTGATCTTTGGGCTGTGCTTTTTTGGCTCTGCGGTTGAAATTATTTTGAGCCGGTTTCTACACTTGCTCCAGCAGGTGATCACCCCCGTAGTTACGGGCACCGTGGTGATGATTATTGGCCTCAGCCTGATCAAAACTGGCTTTTTTAGCCTATCCGGGGGGGCGGCAGCCCTTCAAAATGAGACCTACGGCAGCACGCAAAACCTGGCCCTGGGGGGCTTGGTACTGGCGATTGTAGTGTGTTTGACCCTGTCGCAAAACCGCTTTTTGAGAATGGGCGCGATCGCCATTGGCCTAGTGGTGGGCTACGCCATCTCCATTGCCTTGGGACTGGTCAACTTTAGCTCTCTCAGCAATCTGCCGCTGATTCGCCTGCCCATACCGCTGCGCTACGGCCTAGACTTCAACTTCACCGCCTTTGTTCCTTTCATTCTGCTCTATGTCATCACCGCCATTGAGACCATTGGTGACCTGACGGCTACCTCGGCGGTTTCAGGTGAGCCGGTTTCAGGCTCTACCTACTTCCGTCGCATTAAGGGTGGCGTGTTAGGCGACGGCATTAACTCAGCCATTGCCGCTGTGCTCAACACGTTTCCCAACACCACCTTTAGCCAAAACAACGGGGTGATTCAAATGACTGGGGTGGGTAGCCGCTATGTGGGCTTCTATGTAGCCGGTATTTTCGCCGTCCTGGGGCTGATTCCCATCGTAGGCGGCATCTTTCAGGTGATTCCTCAGCCGGTTTTAGGCGGGGCAACCCTGGTCATGTTTGGCTCCATCGCCGTGGCGGGGCTCAACATCGTGGCCTCGACCGGCCTCGATCGCCGCACCAGCGTAATCGTGGCGGTTTCGTTGGCCCTGGGTCTGGGGGTGGTTTACGCCCCTGAGGTATTGGCCGACAAGCCTGCGCTGATTAAGAACGTGTTCTCTTCGGGGATTTCTACCGGTGGTCTGACGGCCATTCTATTGAACATCGTCTTGCCGGGTAGACCCAAGGTGAAGGTCGAGGCGGTTCCGGAGCTGTCTGAGGCATAA
- a CDS encoding antibiotic biosynthesis monooxygenase, which produces MVKGLGKILGIGLLSLLLLLPGLSAWADKVVEPLVFDAGGGAIAVLSFYETEPATQADAVKSFYKSTKSFYKTIPGFLGWALFSSTDGTRVAELSQWRDQDSYDAFQISLASDGDGEDYTKYYEAYASAKGGKGKGKAKESVELGDPVLTVSFAVDQVVSPPGMVSAIPGNMALVQISDITTDADHPINLVAAAHAALADLSQFYPAPRTAILLTGLEVNHIALLANWGSVAEFSDLDQVPRITLPDDIALAIDDVPDDPEDVSFTADTHLYQTVKVITPKAETSSKE; this is translated from the coding sequence ATGGTCAAGGGGCTAGGAAAAATCCTAGGAATCGGCTTACTCAGCCTGTTACTACTGCTGCCGGGCCTGTCTGCCTGGGCTGACAAAGTCGTAGAACCGCTGGTATTCGATGCCGGCGGAGGGGCGATCGCAGTACTGTCGTTCTACGAAACCGAGCCCGCCACTCAGGCCGATGCCGTTAAGTCGTTTTACAAAAGCACCAAATCGTTTTACAAAACTATTCCTGGGTTCTTGGGCTGGGCGCTATTCTCTAGCACCGATGGCACCCGTGTGGCAGAGCTGAGCCAATGGCGCGATCAAGACAGCTATGACGCTTTTCAAATCTCCCTAGCCAGCGATGGCGACGGCGAAGATTACACCAAATATTACGAGGCCTATGCCAGCGCTAAGGGCGGCAAAGGTAAGGGCAAAGCCAAAGAATCGGTAGAGTTGGGCGATCCTGTTTTGACGGTCTCTTTTGCCGTCGATCAGGTGGTTTCACCGCCGGGAATGGTTTCTGCCATCCCCGGTAATATGGCTCTGGTGCAAATTAGCGACATCACTACCGATGCCGATCACCCCATCAACTTAGTGGCCGCAGCCCATGCTGCCCTAGCCGATTTAAGCCAGTTTTACCCCGCCCCTCGCACGGCAATTTTACTCACAGGTCTGGAGGTCAACCACATTGCCCTACTGGCGAACTGGGGTAGCGTCGCAGAGTTTAGCGATTTAGACCAGGTGCCCCGCATTACCCTGCCAGACGACATCGCCCTGGCAATAGACGATGTCCCCGACGACCCCGAAGATGTCTCCTTTACAGCCGATACTCACCTTTACCAAACGGTCAAGGTGATCACGCCTAAGGCTGAGACATCTAGCAAAGAATAA